In one window of Azoarcus olearius DNA:
- the prsT gene encoding XrtA/PEP-CTERM system TPR-repeat protein PrsT, with protein MLPKPRFRPEGLGAGGKRALAAIGAALLVSACSPSPESMIDSAKSYLAKNDLNAASIQLKNALQDNGNLAEARFLLGQVNLRQGNVAGAVKELQRAAELGYPAVETTPLLARALVLSGEHDRVIKSYASAQLDSPQAQAKLAAALGGAYLGKGDLAAARRAFEAALNLDAEESDARVGLARTKLAGGAVAEARADAEAALARDAKSAEAYIVLADAALMEGRPADAAKALESALQQRPDNVGYHFALISLLFRQDDGDAAAAKLARMAEVAPNHPFTRYLQAFHKYRKNQLKEARDDVMLALKSAPDFLPAHLLAGTVLMRLNDNEQARSHLNKVLERAPNQALARRLLVASYLSSGQAARAMEALQPLLSEANPDAGLLSLAGQVYMASGDADKAETFFARLTTLAPESAQARAQLGAARFATGAADRAFDDLEAASALDPANARADVALVLAYLGRRQFAEALAAHAKLEAKQPDNPQTHNLKGVVLAGANDPAKARAAFEKALELKPDFLPAVANLIRLDLADKKPDAARARMEKAMQAAPKNADVLLAYAELQNTLGDPSEAVAATIEQAIKIDPNALAPQLALVRYHLQKREAATALPLVQKLAAAHPNNPQVLDVLGRSLVATGDLQQAVNVFTRLIAQQPQAAGPLVTLADAHRLRKDNTSAEQALRKALDIQPNLLEAQQRLIALLVERKAGREALALAKTVQKQRASSSIGYVLEGDIQYAGEKWNDAVLAYKHGLEREKTGEGVRKVHTALLKAGKRGEADKLAADWLRGEPKDTVMRGYLSEFALSEKRYQDALGHLQVLHEQMPKNPLVMNNLAWTASQVDGALALKYADEALALAPDNAAVLDTVGMIQVEHGQPDKGLPYLVRAVGLAPDAAPLRFNLARAYVKVGRKDDARKELDILMPKLQQGTPLYGEATTLMKSL; from the coding sequence ATGTTGCCAAAACCGCGTTTCCGTCCCGAAGGCCTCGGCGCCGGCGGCAAGCGAGCCCTCGCGGCAATCGGCGCTGCGCTGCTGGTTTCAGCCTGCAGCCCCAGTCCCGAGTCGATGATCGACTCGGCGAAGTCTTATCTGGCCAAGAACGATCTCAATGCCGCCAGCATCCAGCTGAAGAACGCCCTGCAGGATAACGGCAACCTCGCCGAGGCCCGGTTTCTGTTGGGTCAGGTGAATCTTCGGCAGGGCAACGTCGCCGGGGCCGTGAAGGAGTTGCAGCGCGCGGCCGAACTGGGCTATCCCGCCGTCGAAACCACACCCCTTCTGGCGCGCGCCCTCGTGCTCTCCGGCGAGCACGACCGCGTCATCAAATCCTATGCATCGGCTCAACTCGACTCACCGCAGGCGCAGGCCAAGCTGGCCGCTGCGTTGGGCGGCGCCTATCTTGGCAAGGGTGATCTTGCCGCCGCGCGACGTGCGTTCGAGGCCGCGCTGAACCTGGATGCGGAAGAGTCGGATGCGCGGGTCGGACTGGCCCGCACCAAACTGGCCGGCGGCGCTGTGGCAGAAGCTCGGGCGGATGCCGAGGCGGCGCTCGCCCGCGATGCGAAGAGCGCTGAAGCCTATATCGTTCTCGCCGACGCCGCGCTGATGGAAGGACGGCCCGCCGACGCTGCGAAGGCGCTTGAGTCCGCGCTCCAGCAGCGGCCTGACAACGTCGGTTATCACTTCGCGCTGATCTCGCTGCTTTTCCGGCAGGACGACGGCGACGCCGCGGCGGCCAAACTTGCCCGTATGGCCGAGGTGGCGCCGAACCATCCGTTCACCCGTTACCTGCAGGCGTTCCACAAGTACCGCAAAAACCAGCTCAAGGAAGCGCGCGATGACGTAATGCTGGCCCTGAAGAGTGCGCCGGACTTCCTGCCAGCGCACCTTCTGGCCGGTACCGTCCTGATGCGACTCAACGACAACGAGCAGGCCCGCTCGCACCTCAACAAAGTGCTCGAACGCGCACCCAACCAGGCCCTCGCCCGCCGGCTGCTGGTCGCGTCCTATCTGTCTTCCGGCCAGGCGGCCAGGGCGATGGAGGCTTTGCAGCCCCTGCTGAGCGAAGCCAACCCGGACGCCGGGCTGCTGTCGCTCGCGGGGCAGGTGTATATGGCAAGCGGCGATGCCGACAAAGCGGAGACCTTCTTCGCCCGGCTCACGACGCTTGCGCCTGAGAGCGCCCAGGCGCGCGCCCAGCTTGGGGCCGCCCGTTTTGCCACCGGCGCTGCCGATCGGGCATTCGACGACCTCGAGGCCGCATCGGCGCTCGATCCGGCGAATGCGCGCGCGGACGTGGCCCTGGTGCTCGCCTACCTGGGGCGGCGGCAGTTCGCGGAAGCCCTCGCCGCACACGCGAAGCTGGAAGCGAAGCAACCGGACAACCCCCAGACCCACAACCTGAAAGGTGTTGTGCTGGCGGGTGCGAACGACCCTGCCAAGGCCCGGGCGGCGTTTGAAAAGGCACTCGAACTGAAGCCCGATTTCCTTCCGGCGGTGGCCAACCTGATTCGTCTCGACCTTGCCGACAAGAAGCCGGACGCCGCGCGGGCGCGTATGGAGAAGGCCATGCAGGCGGCGCCGAAGAACGCCGACGTGCTTCTCGCCTACGCCGAATTGCAGAACACGCTGGGCGACCCGTCCGAGGCTGTTGCGGCGACGATCGAGCAGGCGATCAAGATCGACCCCAATGCGCTGGCGCCTCAACTCGCACTGGTCCGCTATCACCTTCAGAAGCGCGAGGCGGCGACGGCGCTCCCGTTGGTGCAGAAGCTGGCGGCTGCCCACCCCAATAATCCCCAGGTTCTCGATGTCCTTGGCCGCAGTCTGGTTGCCACCGGTGACCTGCAGCAGGCGGTAAATGTCTTCACCCGGCTGATCGCACAGCAACCGCAGGCTGCGGGGCCGCTGGTAACGCTTGCCGATGCGCATCGCCTGCGCAAGGACAACACCTCGGCCGAGCAGGCGCTGCGTAAGGCGCTCGACATTCAACCCAACCTGCTGGAGGCGCAGCAGCGTCTCATCGCGCTGCTGGTCGAGCGCAAGGCCGGCAGGGAAGCATTGGCCCTGGCCAAAACGGTGCAGAAGCAGCGCGCGAGCTCGTCGATCGGCTATGTCCTCGAGGGCGACATCCAGTACGCCGGCGAGAAATGGAACGATGCGGTGCTTGCCTACAAGCATGGGTTGGAGCGTGAAAAGACCGGCGAAGGCGTGCGCAAGGTCCATACCGCGTTGCTGAAAGCCGGCAAGCGCGGAGAGGCGGACAAGCTCGCCGCCGACTGGCTGCGTGGGGAGCCCAAGGACACGGTCATGCGGGGCTATCTGTCCGAGTTCGCGCTGTCCGAAAAGCGTTATCAGGACGCCTTGGGGCACTTGCAGGTCCTGCACGAGCAAATGCCCAAGAATCCCTTGGTCATGAACAACCTGGCCTGGACCGCCAGTCAGGTGGATGGTGCGCTGGCCTTGAAGTACGCCGACGAAGCCCTCGCGCTTGCGCCGGATAACGCCGCCGTTCTCGACACGGTCGGGATGATCCAGGTGGAGCACGGCCAACCCGACAAGGGACTTCCGTATCTCGTCCGCGCGGTCGGACTCGCCCCCGACGCTGCCCCGCTGCGATTCAACCTCGCGCGAGCGTATGTAAAGGTCGGGCGCAAGGATGACGCGCGCAAGGAACTCGACATCCTGATGCCGAAGTTGCAGCAGGGGACGCCGCTGTACGGTGAGGCGACCACGTTGATGAAGAGTCTCTAA
- the prsR gene encoding PEP-CTERM-box response regulator transcription factor: MSEKQRLLLIVEDDPALQKQMRWAFDGFETVVADDRESAIAQLRRYEPAVVTMDLGLPPEPDATTEGFNLLGEMLALAPDTKVIVLTGQHDRENAVRAVGMGAYDFFAKPFEPELLALTIDRAFRLHDLQLENARLRASQGTALAGLVTRDVVMLKVCRTVEKVANAAVTVALLGESGTGKEVLARGLHALSPRAKERFVAINCAAIPDNLLESELFGYEKGAFTGAVKQTLGKIETAHKGTLFLDEIGDLPMPLQAKLLRFLQERVIERIGGREEIPVDVRIVCATHRDLKAQIREGLFREDLYYRLAEIVIDIPPLRDREGDAVLLAHAFVQRFARENGRGSMALTEDAIAAIEAHPWPGNVRELENCLKRAVIMADGNRITAEDLGLSSAEDDAEHLNLRQIRDEAERKAVVRVLARTNGNIARAAEVLGISRPSLYDLMNRFGLKKEN; this comes from the coding sequence ATGTCTGAGAAGCAACGGCTCCTGCTGATCGTCGAGGACGATCCCGCGCTGCAGAAACAGATGCGGTGGGCATTCGACGGTTTTGAAACCGTGGTGGCCGACGATCGGGAGTCAGCAATCGCCCAGTTGAGGCGATACGAACCCGCGGTTGTGACGATGGACCTCGGCTTGCCGCCTGAGCCCGACGCTACGACCGAGGGCTTCAACCTGTTGGGGGAAATGCTCGCGCTCGCGCCTGACACCAAGGTGATTGTCCTTACGGGGCAGCACGACCGAGAAAACGCTGTCCGGGCCGTGGGCATGGGGGCCTACGACTTCTTCGCGAAACCGTTCGAGCCGGAACTGCTCGCGTTGACGATAGATCGCGCGTTCCGACTTCACGACCTGCAACTCGAGAACGCCCGTTTGAGGGCCTCCCAGGGTACGGCCCTCGCCGGCCTGGTGACGCGCGACGTGGTGATGCTGAAGGTGTGCCGTACGGTAGAGAAGGTTGCCAACGCGGCGGTGACGGTTGCGTTGCTCGGCGAAAGCGGTACCGGCAAGGAGGTTCTCGCCCGTGGGCTGCACGCCTTGTCCCCTCGCGCCAAGGAGCGTTTCGTTGCCATCAACTGCGCCGCGATTCCCGACAACCTGCTGGAGAGCGAACTCTTCGGCTACGAAAAGGGGGCTTTCACCGGTGCGGTGAAGCAGACCCTGGGCAAAATCGAAACCGCCCATAAGGGAACACTGTTCCTCGACGAAATCGGCGACCTGCCGATGCCGCTTCAGGCGAAGCTGCTCCGCTTCCTGCAGGAACGGGTGATCGAACGGATTGGCGGGCGCGAGGAAATTCCGGTGGACGTCCGCATCGTATGTGCCACTCACCGGGACCTGAAGGCGCAGATCCGGGAAGGGCTCTTTCGCGAAGACCTGTACTACCGCTTGGCAGAGATCGTCATCGACATTCCACCGCTGCGCGACCGCGAAGGCGACGCAGTCCTGCTTGCGCATGCGTTCGTCCAACGTTTCGCACGCGAAAACGGCCGGGGGTCGATGGCTCTTACCGAAGATGCCATCGCCGCGATCGAGGCCCACCCCTGGCCCGGCAACGTGCGGGAACTCGAGAACTGCCTGAAGCGCGCCGTGATCATGGCCGATGGCAACCGGATTACAGCGGAGGACCTGGGGCTCAGTTCCGCCGAAGACGACGCGGAGCATCTGAACCTGCGGCAGATCCGGGACGAGGCGGAACGCAAGGCAGTCGTCCGCGTGCTTGCCAGGACGAATGGAAATATCGCGCGCGCTGCCGAAGTCCTCGGCATCAGCCGACCCTCCCTGTACGACCTCATGAATCGCTTTGGCCTCAAGAAGGAGAACTGA
- the prsK gene encoding XrtA/PEP-CTERM system histidine kinase PrsK, with protein sequence MDVASWGYGAASLAYCLFGLYFFVAWQGGRAGGALLFVIGVSFGWAIACVAAARVPHPGLQLLAALMDVARGGGWFVFLVVLLQPLGGGRIIWPRVAATSVVIAQTASLLMLAFGSDEGSATRAVIAASLANAVLGLVLVEQLYRGIPAVSRWALKPLCLALGASYIFELYLFADGFLFGRLDQDLWSVRGVAHALVLPLVALSATRNPAWTLRMAVSREMAFHSTALAVSGMYLLVIAAAGYYVRYFGGDWGRALQLTLFFAGLLLLGVLLFSGAQRARLRVFLSKHLFSYRYDYRIEWLRFTQALATVEGQLDLGQSVIRALGDLVESPGGSLWLRDSEDRFVMRSHFNHAQCDAAEPAGSTLCQFLDEREWVINLEEYRSSPTLYRGLQLPEWLSVLPDAWLIIPLKSANHLVGFVVLASPRARFDIDWEVLDLLKTAQRQAASYLARMLTAEALLEARKFESFNRMSAFVVHDLKNLVAQLSLMIKNAERHGHKPEFQADMLETVKHVEGRMRGLMTQLQEKRSIDPAKSVNVPSLLASVARLGQVAGCEVTIADDTSGTSTVQAHPERLERVLGHLVQNAVDAMPDGGKVAIQIHRPRPGKVAVSIVDNGCGMPADFIRDRLSKPFQSTKKSGMGIGVYEARQYLREIGGSLSYDSEVGRGTRAEIELPETVRGSVSGGAEVEFDDV encoded by the coding sequence GTGGACGTCGCCAGTTGGGGCTACGGGGCCGCATCGCTCGCGTATTGCCTGTTCGGACTCTACTTCTTCGTTGCTTGGCAAGGAGGGCGAGCGGGAGGGGCGCTGCTCTTTGTGATCGGCGTGTCGTTCGGCTGGGCGATTGCATGCGTCGCGGCCGCGCGGGTGCCCCATCCCGGGCTCCAGTTGCTTGCCGCGCTGATGGACGTCGCGCGCGGCGGCGGTTGGTTTGTCTTCCTCGTCGTCCTGCTGCAACCGCTGGGTGGTGGGCGGATCATCTGGCCTCGGGTGGCGGCGACGTCGGTGGTCATCGCCCAGACTGCGTCGCTACTGATGTTGGCGTTTGGTTCAGACGAGGGAAGCGCTACCCGCGCTGTCATCGCGGCGTCGCTTGCCAATGCGGTGCTGGGTCTTGTTCTCGTCGAACAGCTCTACCGAGGGATTCCGGCCGTCTCGAGATGGGCGTTGAAGCCGCTGTGTCTCGCGCTCGGGGCAAGCTACATCTTTGAACTTTACCTGTTTGCAGACGGCTTCCTGTTCGGGCGGCTGGATCAGGACCTCTGGTCGGTGCGGGGTGTCGCGCACGCATTGGTGCTTCCACTGGTGGCGCTCTCCGCCACGCGCAATCCCGCGTGGACCTTGCGGATGGCGGTGTCCCGGGAAATGGCGTTCCATTCCACCGCGTTGGCGGTCTCCGGCATGTATCTGCTCGTCATTGCCGCGGCGGGATACTACGTTCGCTATTTCGGAGGCGACTGGGGGCGCGCGCTTCAGCTCACCCTGTTCTTTGCCGGTTTGCTGCTGCTGGGCGTGCTGCTTTTTTCCGGCGCCCAGCGTGCCCGGCTTCGGGTTTTTCTCAGCAAGCACCTGTTCTCCTACCGCTACGATTACCGCATCGAGTGGCTGCGGTTCACGCAGGCGCTGGCCACCGTCGAAGGGCAACTGGATCTGGGGCAGTCGGTGATCCGTGCGCTGGGTGACCTTGTCGAAAGTCCGGGTGGCAGCCTGTGGTTGCGGGATAGCGAAGACCGCTTCGTGATGCGTTCCCACTTCAATCACGCCCAGTGCGATGCCGCGGAGCCGGCCGGTTCCACGCTTTGCCAGTTCCTCGACGAGCGGGAGTGGGTCATCAATCTCGAGGAGTACCGCAGCAGCCCTACGCTCTACCGCGGCCTGCAGTTGCCCGAGTGGCTTTCGGTGCTTCCCGATGCTTGGCTGATCATTCCGTTGAAGAGCGCGAATCACCTCGTGGGTTTTGTCGTTCTCGCATCACCGCGCGCACGTTTCGATATCGACTGGGAGGTCCTGGACCTGCTGAAAACGGCGCAGAGACAGGCGGCGAGCTACCTCGCCCGTATGCTGACGGCGGAGGCCTTGCTCGAGGCGCGGAAGTTCGAGTCCTTCAATCGGATGTCGGCCTTCGTCGTACATGATCTGAAAAATCTGGTTGCACAATTGTCGCTGATGATCAAGAACGCCGAACGGCACGGGCACAAGCCGGAATTTCAGGCCGATATGCTGGAAACCGTGAAGCACGTCGAGGGCCGGATGCGCGGCCTGATGACGCAACTTCAGGAAAAGCGGTCTATTGATCCAGCAAAATCGGTCAATGTGCCCAGTCTTCTGGCTTCCGTTGCTCGTCTCGGGCAGGTGGCAGGTTGCGAAGTGACGATTGCCGACGATACTTCCGGAACGAGTACGGTGCAGGCCCATCCGGAGCGGCTCGAGCGGGTGTTGGGGCACCTCGTGCAGAACGCTGTTGATGCAATGCCAGACGGTGGTAAGGTGGCAATACAAATACATAGACCGCGCCCGGGAAAGGTCGCGGTTTCAATCGTCGACAATGGCTGTGGCATGCCGGCCGACTTCATTCGCGACCGCCTGTCCAAGCCGTTTCAGTCAACGAAGAAGAGCGGAATGGGGATCGGCGTGTATGAGGCACGCCAGTATCTAAGGGAGATCGGCGGCTCCTTGAGTTATGACAGCGAGGTCGGACGGGGAACCCGTGCAGAGATAGAGCTGCCGGAAACCGTCAGGGGCTCGGTTTCGGGGGGTGCCGAAGTGGAGTTTGATGATGTCTGA
- a CDS encoding TIGR03013 family XrtA/PEP-CTERM system glycosyltransferase — protein MLKVFSHYLPSHTVQQILFDALLLFVAVLLAVFMQLQTEIIEWRVLVPSAMFFALSMVVLNTAMGLYRSAVRESQRGAVARVVLSVVVSVPVAYGVFSVLPWVEPSNVSVQISVLVLLGFVLVMRGLVNRRQASALFAPRVLIIGTGGEAAAVQQALTHPVQSGMEIVGFYSPEKEGEVCVDSGRLLRGSNLLDVVRRHRVSEIIVAVKERRGGVLPLRELLDCKVAGVRILDLSSFFERVQGQVRIDSLRASWLIYGDGFRQGLARTVVKRFFDIVVAVVLLALALPLMLCTAILILLEDGAPIFYRQERVGLGGRVFKVIKFRSMRRDAEKDGKPRWASSNDDRATRIGRLIRKLRIDELPQLLNVLVGDMSLVGPRPERPFFVDQLAAQIPFYGVRHCVKPGVTGWAQVRYQYGASIDDAVQKLQYDLYYVKNHTLVLDTLVLFETVRVVLTGEGAH, from the coding sequence ATGTTGAAGGTCTTCAGCCATTACCTGCCGTCCCATACGGTACAGCAGATTCTGTTCGACGCGCTGCTCTTGTTCGTGGCTGTGCTGTTGGCCGTCTTCATGCAGTTGCAGACCGAGATTATTGAATGGCGGGTGCTGGTTCCATCCGCGATGTTCTTTGCTCTGTCCATGGTAGTGCTCAACACCGCGATGGGGCTTTATCGCTCCGCGGTGCGCGAGTCGCAGCGGGGCGCTGTGGCCCGAGTCGTGCTCTCGGTCGTTGTCAGTGTCCCGGTGGCCTACGGGGTGTTCAGCGTGCTGCCGTGGGTCGAGCCGTCAAATGTTTCGGTGCAGATATCCGTCCTGGTTCTGCTCGGGTTCGTCTTGGTGATGCGTGGGCTGGTTAACCGCAGGCAAGCGTCGGCGCTGTTTGCACCCCGTGTATTGATCATCGGAACGGGCGGTGAGGCAGCTGCGGTCCAGCAGGCGCTTACCCACCCTGTTCAGAGCGGCATGGAGATTGTGGGTTTCTATTCGCCGGAGAAGGAGGGCGAGGTCTGCGTTGATTCGGGGCGACTGCTGCGGGGGAGCAACCTTCTGGACGTTGTCCGCCGCCACCGTGTTAGCGAGATCATCGTCGCGGTCAAGGAGCGTCGGGGGGGCGTCCTGCCGCTGAGGGAACTGTTGGATTGCAAGGTAGCGGGCGTCAGGATTCTCGACCTTTCGTCCTTCTTCGAGCGGGTGCAAGGGCAGGTTCGAATCGACTCGCTCCGGGCCAGTTGGCTTATCTACGGCGACGGTTTTCGGCAGGGTTTGGCCCGTACGGTGGTCAAGCGTTTCTTTGACATCGTGGTGGCCGTCGTCCTGCTGGCGCTGGCGCTGCCGCTGATGCTCTGCACCGCTATCCTGATTTTGCTGGAGGACGGCGCCCCGATCTTCTACCGGCAGGAACGCGTGGGGCTCGGGGGGCGGGTTTTCAAGGTCATCAAGTTCCGCAGCATGCGGCGGGACGCTGAAAAGGACGGTAAGCCACGCTGGGCGAGTTCCAACGACGATCGCGCGACGCGAATCGGCAGGCTCATCCGTAAGCTCCGGATCGATGAGCTTCCTCAACTGCTCAATGTCTTGGTTGGCGACATGAGCCTGGTCGGGCCGCGTCCCGAGCGTCCTTTCTTTGTCGATCAGTTGGCGGCACAGATCCCGTTCTACGGTGTGCGCCATTGCGTAAAGCCGGGGGTGACCGGCTGGGCTCAGGTTCGCTATCAGTACGGCGCGTCGATCGACGACGCCGTGCAGAAGTTGCAATACGACCTTTACTACGTGAAGAACCACACGCTGGTCTTGGATACTCTGGTGCTGTTTGAGACCGTGCGGGTAGTCCTCACGGGTGAGGGCGCGCACTGA
- a CDS encoding MaoC family dehydratase: MTENTRDFSALYGLRFEDLAVGMEASLSRTVTEADIGGFAGLSGDTNPVHLDAEFAASTMFGGRIAHGMLAGAYISAVFGTKLPGPGCIYLSQQLKFRAPVKVGDTVVARVQVKELKPERRRAVFTTVCTAGGQVVVEGEAELLIPAR, encoded by the coding sequence ATGACCGAAAACACGCGTGACTTCAGTGCTCTTTATGGACTCCGGTTCGAGGACCTTGCGGTGGGAATGGAGGCTTCCTTGTCCCGCACTGTCACGGAGGCGGATATTGGGGGGTTTGCGGGACTGTCAGGAGACACCAATCCGGTGCACCTGGACGCGGAGTTTGCCGCGAGCACCATGTTTGGCGGGCGGATCGCCCACGGAATGCTCGCCGGAGCCTATATTTCTGCGGTATTCGGCACCAAGCTCCCAGGCCCTGGATGCATCTACCTGAGTCAGCAACTCAAGTTTCGTGCTCCGGTGAAGGTCGGCGATACGGTGGTGGCGCGAGTGCAAGTGAAAGAACTGAAGCCCGAACGGCGCCGGGCCGTATTCACCACAGTATGTACGGCAGGAGGCCAGGTCGTCGTTGAAGGCGAGGCAGAGCTTCTTATACCCGCCCGTTAA